In Pristiophorus japonicus isolate sPriJap1 unplaced genomic scaffold, sPriJap1.hap1 HAP1_SCAFFOLD_452, whole genome shotgun sequence, a single genomic region encodes these proteins:
- the LOC139252296 gene encoding zinc finger protein 383-like has product MENPWKCRDCGKGFRSPTLLEIHRRSHTGERSYTCCVCGKGFTISSNLIEHQRVHTGERPFTCSECGKKFTCSSHLTHHKRIHTGERPFVCCVCGKGFMKSSHHLRHLRFHTDERPFTCSLCGKGFTNSSNLLAHQRIHTGERPFTCSECGKGFSQSSSLLRHQRVHTGERPFTCCVCGKGFTQSCNLTAHQVVHTNRRPFKCYDCEKSFKSRSDLRKHQHIHTGERPFTCSECGKGFTAPSHLLKHQRVHK; this is encoded by the coding sequence atggagaatccGTGGAAATGTAgggactgtggaaagggattccgTTCCCCGACcctgctggaaattcatcgacgcagtcacactggggagaggtcgtacacctgctgtgtgtgtgggaagggatttactattTCATCCAACCTcattgaacaccagcgagttcacaccggggagaggccattcacctgctcagagtgtgggaagaaaTTCACTTGTTCATCTCACCTCACTCATcacaagcgaattcacactggagagagaccgttcgtctgctgtgtgtgtgggaaaggattcatgaaATCATCTCACCACCTGAGACACCTGCgttttcacactgacgagagaccgtttacctgctccctgtgtgggaagggattcacaaattCATCCAACCTTCTGGCTCACCAGCgtatccacactggggagaggccgtttacctgctctgagtgtgggaagggattcagtcagtcatccagtctgctgagacaccagcgagttcacactggggagaggccgtttacctgctgtgtgtgtgggaagggattcactcagtcatgcaatctcactgcacaccaagttgttcacaccaataggagaccatttaaatgttatgactgtgagaagagctttaaaagcagaagtgATCTGAGGAAACACCAACatatccacactggggagaggccgttcacctgctctgagtgtgggaagggattcactgccccatcccacctgctgaaacaccagcgagttcacaagtga